Proteins from a genomic interval of Lacticaseibacillus pabuli:
- a CDS encoding DUF2812 domain-containing protein, whose product MMRVRKHFTIWQTDQLAAYLTRMAHQGQRLTNVSRFHTYTFTSVQPLPGTVQVDFRADTIDDEYVNLMTDAGWQLLATRQFGFSNWSYWYHPNPDAKIYSDQSSTLEFLKRIRRRWAGFAVFDILFVLFMLRLLGAGEQDVFTKTFVIVACICVVLILVLCVYTFARLSKEIRELVQLM is encoded by the coding sequence ATGATGAGGGTTAGGAAGCATTTTACAATATGGCAGACAGATCAGTTAGCAGCCTATCTGACGCGGATGGCACATCAGGGACAGCGGCTAACGAATGTTTCGCGGTTTCACACCTATACTTTTACCTCCGTTCAGCCCTTACCCGGGACTGTGCAAGTTGATTTTCGTGCCGATACAATTGACGACGAATACGTGAACTTGATGACTGATGCAGGATGGCAGTTATTGGCGACACGTCAATTTGGCTTCAGCAACTGGTCATATTGGTATCATCCAAATCCTGATGCCAAGATATACTCAGACCAGTCATCAACACTTGAATTCTTAAAACGAATTCGTCGGCGTTGGGCCGGATTTGCCGTTTTTGATATTTTGTTTGTGTTGTTCATGTTGCGATTACTTGGTGCGGGCGAGCAAGATGTTTTCACCAAAACCTTCGTTATTGTGGCCTGCATCTGTGTGGTACTTATACTTGTTCTCTGCGTTTACACATTTGCTCGCTTG
- a CDS encoding PadR family transcriptional regulator, which yields MRKDELPMNETAFYILLSLLTPMHGYGIIQHVAEITHGRLTLGAGTTYGTLKKMQTDKLIQLVDEVDKRKIYAITDSGRELLEAERGRLQELLKNAEVIDDEG from the coding sequence ATGCGGAAAGACGAACTACCAATGAACGAGACGGCGTTTTACATTTTACTGTCGTTGCTGACGCCGATGCACGGTTACGGTATCATCCAACACGTTGCTGAGATTACACACGGGCGATTGACACTTGGTGCCGGAACTACCTATGGAACACTTAAGAAAATGCAGACTGACAAGTTGATTCAGTTGGTGGATGAAGTTGATAAACGAAAGATTTACGCCATCACAGATTCGGGTAGAGAGTTGCTGGAGGCAGAGCGGGGTCGACTTCAAGAATTATTGAAAAATGCGGAGGTAATTGATGATGAGGGTTAG